One Lysobacter enzymogenes DNA segment encodes these proteins:
- a CDS encoding ubiquinone biosynthesis accessory factor UbiJ produces the protein MNDSASPLDALKPLAGRALEAALNRALALDPDTRAGLSALDGRSIALHLAEPPLAARILVAGERLEVGPVRSSDEPDLSVRSTLGAIFAQLPNLLGAARNEQAAPVGKLRIEGDADLARRLQRLAERFDPDWQQPFTAVFGDIVGVQIANAVAGALRHARDAAGAFASNAADYLTEESRDLVPRAELDAFHDDVDALRDDVERAAARVARLQSRAGGRA, from the coding sequence ATGAACGATTCCGCCTCGCCCCTGGATGCGCTCAAGCCGCTCGCCGGCCGCGCCCTGGAAGCCGCGCTCAACCGCGCGCTCGCGCTCGATCCCGACACCCGCGCCGGCCTGTCCGCGCTCGACGGCCGCAGCATCGCCCTGCACCTGGCCGAGCCGCCGTTGGCCGCGCGCATCCTGGTCGCCGGCGAGCGCCTGGAAGTCGGGCCGGTGCGCAGCAGCGACGAGCCCGATCTGTCGGTGCGCAGCACCCTCGGCGCGATCTTCGCGCAACTGCCGAACCTGCTTGGCGCGGCGCGCAACGAACAGGCCGCGCCGGTCGGCAAGCTGCGCATCGAGGGCGACGCCGACCTGGCCCGGCGCCTGCAGCGGCTGGCCGAGCGTTTCGATCCGGACTGGCAGCAGCCGTTCACCGCGGTGTTCGGCGACATCGTCGGGGTGCAGATCGCCAACGCCGTGGCCGGCGCGCTGCGCCACGCCCGCGACGCCGCCGGCGCCTTCGCCAGCAACGCCGCCGATTACCTCACCGAAGAAAGCCGCGACCTGGTGCCGCGCGCGGAACTCGACGCCTTCCACGACGACGTCGACGCGCTGCGCGACGACGTCGAGCGCGCGGCCGCGCGGGTGGCGCGCCTGCAGTCGCGCGCGGGCGGCCGCGCATGA
- the oleC gene encoding olefin beta-lactone synthetase, with translation MDATDAVCNIAASLPRLAAQSPQRVAMRCPGTRGPDGLARYDVELTYAELDRRSDAIAAGLGQRGIVRGTRTAVMVRPSPEFFLLMFALFKAGAVPVLIDPGIDKRALRQCLDEAAPEAFIGIPLAHVARVVLGWAKSARIRITTGQRALLADDTLARIERAGEGAGSQLADTRAEEVAAIVFTSGSTGVPKGVVFRHRHFVAQIEMMGEAFGIAPGGVDLPTFPPFALFDPALGLTSVIPDMDPTRPAQADPRKLHDALRRFGCDQLFGSPALMKVLADHGQPLPTLRRVTSAGAPVPPDTVAKLRELMHEDAQFWTPYGATECLPVAVIEGRELQSTRAATEAGAGTCVGRAVARNDVRIIRVDDAAIEHWSDELLVAAGTVGEITVAGPTATDAYFNRDHMTRLAKIRETTGEGGRIVHRMGDVGYLDEHGRLWFCGRKSHRVETATGPLYTEQVEPVFNTHPKVRRSALVGTGEKGAQRPLLWVELHQPRIGNRERERILDELREIGAAHAHTAGIERFRFHPGFPVDIRHNAKIGREKLTLQARAIGD, from the coding sequence ATGGACGCCACCGACGCCGTGTGCAACATCGCCGCTTCGCTGCCGCGGCTGGCCGCGCAATCGCCGCAGCGCGTGGCCATGCGCTGCCCCGGCACGCGCGGGCCCGACGGGCTGGCGCGCTACGACGTCGAGCTGACCTACGCCGAACTGGACCGCCGCAGCGACGCCATCGCCGCCGGGCTCGGCCAGCGCGGCATCGTCCGCGGCACCCGCACCGCGGTGATGGTGCGGCCCTCGCCCGAGTTCTTCCTGCTGATGTTCGCCCTGTTCAAGGCCGGCGCGGTGCCGGTGCTGATCGACCCGGGCATCGACAAGCGCGCGCTGCGCCAATGCCTCGACGAAGCCGCGCCGGAGGCCTTCATCGGCATTCCGCTCGCGCACGTCGCCCGGGTCGTACTGGGCTGGGCGAAGTCGGCGCGCATCCGCATCACCACCGGCCAGCGCGCGCTGCTGGCCGACGACACCCTCGCACGCATCGAGCGCGCGGGCGAAGGCGCCGGTTCGCAGCTGGCCGATACCCGCGCCGAGGAAGTCGCGGCGATCGTGTTCACCAGCGGCTCGACCGGCGTGCCCAAGGGCGTGGTGTTCCGCCATCGCCATTTCGTCGCCCAGATCGAGATGATGGGCGAGGCCTTCGGCATCGCGCCCGGCGGCGTGGACTTGCCGACGTTCCCGCCGTTCGCCTTGTTCGATCCGGCGCTGGGCCTGACCTCGGTGATCCCGGACATGGACCCGACCCGTCCGGCGCAGGCCGATCCGCGCAAGCTGCACGACGCGCTGCGCCGGTTCGGCTGCGACCAATTGTTCGGTTCGCCGGCCTTGATGAAGGTGCTGGCCGACCACGGCCAGCCGTTGCCGACGCTGCGCCGGGTCACCTCGGCCGGCGCGCCGGTGCCGCCGGACACGGTGGCCAAGCTGCGCGAGCTGATGCACGAGGACGCCCAGTTCTGGACCCCGTACGGCGCCACCGAATGCCTGCCGGTGGCGGTGATCGAAGGCCGCGAACTGCAATCCACGCGCGCGGCCACCGAGGCCGGCGCCGGCACCTGCGTCGGCCGCGCGGTGGCGCGCAACGACGTGCGCATCATCCGCGTCGACGACGCCGCGATCGAACACTGGTCGGACGAACTGCTGGTCGCGGCCGGCACCGTCGGCGAGATCACCGTGGCCGGGCCGACCGCGACCGATGCGTATTTCAACCGCGACCACATGACCCGGCTGGCCAAGATCCGCGAGACCACGGGCGAGGGCGGGCGCATCGTGCACCGCATGGGCGACGTCGGTTACCTCGACGAACACGGCCGGCTGTGGTTCTGCGGGCGCAAGAGCCACCGGGTCGAGACCGCGACCGGGCCGCTGTACACCGAACAGGTCGAACCGGTGTTCAACACCCACCCCAAGGTGCGCCGCAGCGCCCTGGTCGGCACCGGCGAGAAAGGCGCGCAGCGGCCGCTGCTGTGGGTGGAACTGCACCAGCCGCGCATCGGCAACCGCGAGCGCGAGCGCATCCTCGACGAACTGCGCGAGATCGGCGCGGCGCACGCGCACACCGCCGGCATCGAGCGGTTCCGCTTCCATCCGGGCTTTCCGGTCGACATCCGCCACAACGCCAAGATCGGCCGCGAGAAACTGACGCTGCAGGCGCGCGCGATCGGCGATTGA
- a CDS encoding sodium:solute symporter, with protein sequence MAPSRARRLCALALWALLLALAAPLQAEPLTPLRSVALPALPAETLIGAAQLDGATIAIAADGAWRLDPGASQWRALRSDAATAPRSIAGDGSRAFALSADGAVARLQADTQRLQALALPALPEAVRNATAAWTADTFYLAGLGADGAPRLYQRPLADDRAAWTAAPAWTEAGAPRSLLSQTKSLFLVLADPAGGGDRLLRWTPGQPAWRDAGRVPGQVPAGAGRATGQAHLLMPVQPTAHAPARLMTYQTITAAWAELPGAQVPADALATAAWPDGLAWARADGAGRVQFAAAQIQSSKLRLHWLDWVVIVVYLAGMIGIGLYFYLREKRGNTDSFFVGGRSIPFWAAGISLYAANTSSISFIAIPAKAFETNWQYMANNIIAVFGLVFVAIWVVPLLRRLDLMSVFSYLETRFHPAIRMLASALCVFVQIGSRMSVILFLPALAIATITGISVFWSVLLMGGFTIVYTAMGGMKAVIWTDFVQVIVKMGGAIFAIGFMIWGLRGGFGQFWSTAMAEGKMHTFDFSFDLTKATVWGFVFLVLFEVVLTFPKDQVLMQRTLSTKSDKEAGRSIWAFAAIMIPGGIVFYTIGTAMFVYYREHPERMNPLLPIDATFPMFIAAELPVGVTGLIIAGIFAAAMATLSGIMNSVATLISVDFYEKLHKGHTPQQSVRFAEWMTVVVGLIGIGAALLLSKFDIHSLFDVSIELAGLLGGGFAGAYTLGMFTRRANWQGVAIGIGASIVLTLGIWTLRAVHPYYYLAISIALCIAIGYVASLFFPAPTQSLDGLTIYRDRRSSAPSGPLLPQAGEGTASSDRL encoded by the coding sequence GTGGCGCCGTCGCGCGCGCGGCGACTGTGCGCGCTGGCGCTGTGGGCCTTGCTGCTGGCGCTGGCCGCGCCGCTGCAGGCCGAACCGCTGACGCCGCTGCGCAGCGTCGCGCTGCCGGCGCTGCCGGCCGAAACGCTGATCGGCGCGGCCCAGCTCGACGGCGCCACCATCGCCATTGCCGCCGACGGCGCCTGGCGCCTGGACCCGGGCGCGAGCCAATGGCGCGCGCTGCGCAGCGACGCCGCGACCGCGCCGCGCAGCATCGCCGGCGACGGCAGCCGCGCGTTCGCGCTGTCCGCCGACGGCGCGGTCGCGCGCCTGCAGGCCGATACGCAACGACTTCAAGCGCTGGCGTTGCCGGCCTTGCCCGAAGCTGTGCGCAACGCCACCGCGGCATGGACGGCCGACACCTTCTACCTCGCCGGCCTCGGCGCCGATGGCGCGCCGCGCCTTTATCAGCGCCCGCTCGCCGACGACCGCGCGGCGTGGACCGCGGCCCCGGCCTGGACCGAAGCCGGCGCGCCGCGCAGCCTGCTGTCGCAGACCAAATCGCTGTTCCTGGTGCTCGCCGATCCCGCCGGCGGCGGCGACCGCCTGCTGCGCTGGACGCCGGGTCAGCCGGCCTGGCGCGACGCCGGCCGCGTGCCCGGCCAGGTTCCCGCCGGCGCCGGCCGCGCCACCGGCCAGGCGCACCTTCTGATGCCGGTACAACCGACCGCGCACGCGCCGGCGCGGCTGATGACCTACCAGACCATCACCGCCGCCTGGGCCGAACTGCCCGGCGCGCAGGTGCCGGCCGACGCGCTCGCCACCGCCGCCTGGCCCGACGGCCTGGCGTGGGCGCGCGCCGACGGCGCCGGCCGCGTCCAGTTCGCCGCCGCGCAGATCCAGTCCAGCAAGCTGCGCCTGCACTGGCTCGACTGGGTGGTGATCGTGGTCTACCTCGCCGGCATGATCGGCATCGGCCTGTACTTCTACCTGCGCGAGAAGCGCGGCAACACCGACAGCTTCTTCGTCGGCGGCCGCAGCATCCCGTTCTGGGCCGCCGGCATCAGCCTGTACGCGGCCAACACCAGCTCGATCAGCTTCATCGCCATTCCGGCCAAGGCCTTCGAAACCAACTGGCAGTACATGGCCAACAACATCATCGCCGTGTTCGGCCTGGTGTTCGTGGCGATCTGGGTGGTGCCGCTGCTGCGCCGGCTCGACCTGATGTCGGTGTTCTCGTACCTGGAAACCCGCTTCCACCCGGCCATCCGCATGCTCGCCAGCGCCTTGTGCGTGTTCGTGCAGATCGGCAGCCGCATGAGCGTGATCCTGTTCCTGCCGGCGCTGGCGATCGCCACCATCACCGGCATCAGCGTGTTCTGGAGCGTGCTGCTGATGGGCGGCTTCACCATCGTCTACACCGCGATGGGCGGGATGAAGGCGGTGATCTGGACCGACTTCGTCCAGGTCATCGTCAAGATGGGCGGCGCGATCTTCGCCATCGGCTTCATGATCTGGGGCCTGCGCGGCGGCTTCGGCCAGTTCTGGTCCACGGCGATGGCCGAGGGCAAGATGCACACCTTCGACTTCAGCTTCGACCTGACCAAGGCCACCGTGTGGGGCTTCGTGTTCCTGGTCCTGTTCGAGGTGGTGCTGACCTTCCCCAAGGACCAGGTGCTGATGCAGCGCACCTTGTCGACCAAATCCGACAAGGAAGCCGGGCGTTCGATCTGGGCGTTCGCGGCGATCATGATCCCCGGCGGCATCGTGTTCTACACCATCGGCACGGCGATGTTCGTGTACTACCGCGAACACCCCGAGCGCATGAACCCGCTGCTGCCGATCGACGCGACGTTTCCGATGTTCATCGCCGCCGAACTGCCGGTCGGCGTGACCGGGCTCATCATCGCCGGCATCTTCGCCGCGGCGATGGCGACGCTGTCGGGGATCATGAACTCGGTGGCGACGCTGATCTCGGTGGACTTCTACGAGAAGCTGCACAAGGGCCACACGCCGCAACAGAGCGTGCGTTTCGCCGAGTGGATGACCGTGGTCGTGGGCCTGATCGGCATCGGCGCGGCGCTGCTGCTGTCGAAGTTCGACATCCACTCGCTGTTCGACGTGTCGATCGAACTGGCCGGCCTGCTCGGCGGCGGTTTCGCCGGCGCCTACACCCTGGGCATGTTCACCCGCCGCGCCAACTGGCAGGGCGTGGCGATCGGGATCGGCGCGAGCATCGTGCTGACCCTGGGCATCTGGACCTTGCGCGCGGTGCATCCGTACTACTACCTGGCGATCTCGATCGCGCTGTGCATCGCGATCGGGTATGTGGCGAGCCTGTTCTTTCCGGCGCCGACGCAGTCGCTGGACGGGCTGACGATCTATCGCGACCGGCGCTCATCCGCCCCTTCGGGGCCCCTGCTCCCGCAAGCGGGAGAAGGGACAGCCAGCAGCGATCGGCTTTGA
- the ubiB gene encoding ubiquinone biosynthesis regulatory protein kinase UbiB, whose protein sequence is MKSAARAWRIGRVLLRYRLDALLDDTPAERWLKLARPFVPRASAEVAAMSRGARLRLALQELGPIFVKFGQILSTRRDLVPPDIAAELTLLQDRVKPFDGETARRIVESALERSIDEAFDRFDIEPLASASIAQVHAARLPAQGGRPAREVVVKVLRPDIEGKIAGDIALLNAMAALVDRAHPNADKIRPRAIVAEIESTLAAELDLQREGANASVLRRFWADSDDMYVPEVIWTHTSERALTLERVYGIPSDDIAALDAAGIDRRALAAKGVRVFYTQVFRDNFFHADAHAGNIWVDSDPARRSNPRFIALDFGIMGQLSDEDQYYLAENFMAIFNRDYRRIAELHVQAGWMPAHIRIDELEAATRAVCEPYFTRPLSEISLAEVLLKLFRTAQRYELTLQPQLILLQKTLLNIEGVGRLLDPKLDIWAVARPVLQRILLDRYSPQRLAGEFRKRLPELVTRAPEMPRLLHAWLSQQVAGQHELKMRSADITDLNHTIKDAVRRTVSAILGTGLLIVAAVLYGLESGGPRFWSIPASSWIAGLGGVWALLAAWPRRRGRWSK, encoded by the coding sequence ATGAAATCCGCCGCCCGCGCCTGGCGCATCGGCCGCGTGCTGCTGCGCTACCGTCTCGACGCGCTGCTCGACGACACTCCCGCCGAGCGTTGGCTCAAGCTCGCGCGGCCGTTCGTGCCGCGCGCCTCGGCCGAGGTCGCGGCGATGTCGCGCGGCGCGCGCCTACGCCTGGCGCTGCAGGAGCTCGGCCCGATCTTCGTCAAGTTCGGCCAGATCCTTTCGACCCGCCGCGACCTGGTGCCGCCGGACATCGCCGCCGAACTGACCCTACTGCAGGACCGGGTCAAGCCGTTCGACGGCGAGACCGCGCGGCGCATCGTCGAGAGCGCGCTGGAGCGCAGCATCGACGAGGCCTTCGACCGCTTCGACATCGAACCGCTGGCCTCGGCCTCGATCGCCCAGGTCCACGCCGCGCGCCTGCCCGCGCAGGGCGGCCGGCCCGCGCGCGAGGTCGTGGTCAAGGTGCTGCGCCCGGACATCGAGGGCAAGATCGCCGGCGACATCGCCCTGCTCAACGCGATGGCCGCGCTGGTCGACCGCGCCCATCCCAACGCCGACAAGATCCGTCCGCGCGCGATCGTGGCCGAGATCGAAAGCACGCTCGCCGCCGAACTCGACCTGCAGCGCGAAGGCGCCAACGCCAGCGTGCTGCGCCGGTTCTGGGCCGACAGCGACGACATGTACGTGCCCGAGGTGATCTGGACCCACACCTCCGAGCGCGCGCTGACGCTGGAGCGCGTCTACGGCATTCCCTCCGACGACATCGCCGCGCTCGACGCCGCCGGCATCGACCGTCGCGCGCTCGCCGCCAAGGGCGTGCGGGTGTTCTACACCCAGGTGTTCCGCGACAACTTCTTCCACGCCGACGCCCACGCCGGCAACATCTGGGTCGACAGCGACCCGGCGCGGCGCAGCAACCCGCGCTTCATCGCCCTGGACTTCGGCATCATGGGCCAGTTGTCGGACGAGGATCAGTACTACCTCGCCGAGAACTTCATGGCGATCTTCAACCGCGACTACCGCCGCATCGCCGAACTGCACGTGCAGGCCGGCTGGATGCCGGCGCACATCCGCATCGACGAACTCGAAGCGGCCACGCGCGCGGTGTGCGAGCCGTACTTCACCCGTCCGCTCAGCGAGATCTCGCTGGCCGAGGTGCTGCTCAAGCTGTTCCGCACCGCGCAGCGCTACGAACTGACCCTGCAGCCGCAGCTGATCCTGCTGCAGAAGACCCTGCTCAACATCGAGGGCGTCGGCCGCCTGCTCGACCCCAAGCTCGACATCTGGGCGGTGGCCCGGCCGGTGCTGCAGCGCATCCTGCTCGATCGCTACAGCCCGCAGCGGCTGGCCGGCGAGTTCCGCAAGCGCCTGCCGGAACTGGTGACGCGCGCGCCGGAGATGCCGCGCCTGCTGCACGCCTGGCTGAGCCAGCAGGTGGCCGGGCAGCACGAACTGAAGATGCGTTCGGCCGACATCACCGACCTCAACCACACGATCAAGGACGCGGTGCGGCGCACGGTGTCGGCGATCCTGGGCACCGGGCTGCTGATCGTGGCGGCGGTGCTGTACGGCCTGGAATCGGGCGGGCCGCGGTTCTGGTCGATCCCGGCGTCGTCGTGGATCGCGGGTCTGGGCGGCGTGTGGGCGTTGCTGGCGGCGTGGCCGCGGCGACGGGGTCGTTGGTCCAAGTAG
- a CDS encoding alpha/beta fold hydrolase, translating to MTSSSRFPDYPFQPQRFEVRPGIGLSYLDQGPRDGEVVVMLHGNPSWSYYWRKLVLGLHDRYRCIVPDHVGMGLSDKPGDERYEYTLQSRVDDVEALLKHLNIDGPMTLAVHDWGGGIGFGWGLKHSEQIKRLVITNTGAFPLPAAKPLPKRLRLGRDSSVGTGLIRGLNAFAGGAARLGVSKPMPAEVRRAYVAPYDSWANRIATSRFVQDIPLGEGDKAWPLVQAMGRKLPEYADRPAFIGWGLGDFVFDHHFLKGFTDALPRAEVHAFKDAGHYVLEDKADELVPAVRAFLDRHPLG from the coding sequence ATGACGTCCAGCTCCCGCTTCCCCGACTACCCGTTCCAGCCGCAGCGCTTCGAGGTCCGCCCGGGCATCGGCCTGAGCTACCTCGACCAGGGCCCGCGCGACGGCGAAGTCGTGGTGATGCTGCACGGCAACCCGTCGTGGAGCTATTACTGGCGCAAGCTGGTGCTGGGCCTGCACGACCGCTACCGCTGCATCGTCCCCGACCACGTCGGCATGGGCCTGTCCGACAAGCCCGGCGACGAGCGCTACGAGTACACCCTGCAGTCGCGCGTGGACGACGTCGAGGCGTTGCTCAAGCATCTGAACATCGACGGCCCGATGACCCTCGCCGTGCACGACTGGGGCGGCGGCATCGGCTTCGGCTGGGGCCTGAAGCATTCCGAGCAGATCAAGCGCCTGGTGATCACCAACACCGGCGCGTTCCCGCTGCCGGCGGCCAAGCCGCTGCCCAAGCGGCTGCGCCTGGGCCGCGATTCGTCCGTCGGCACCGGCCTGATCCGTGGCCTCAACGCCTTCGCCGGCGGCGCCGCGCGCCTGGGCGTGAGCAAGCCGATGCCGGCCGAGGTGCGCCGCGCCTATGTCGCGCCGTACGACTCGTGGGCCAACCGCATCGCCACCTCGCGTTTCGTCCAGGACATTCCGCTGGGCGAAGGCGACAAGGCCTGGCCGCTGGTGCAGGCGATGGGCCGCAAGCTGCCCGAATACGCCGACCGTCCGGCCTTCATCGGCTGGGGCCTCGGCGATTTCGTGTTCGACCACCACTTCCTCAAGGGCTTCACCGACGCGCTGCCGCGCGCCGAAGTGCACGCGTTCAAGGACGCCGGCCACTACGTGCTGGAAGACAAGGCCGACGAGCTGGTGCCGGCGGTGCGCGCCTTCCTCGACCGCCATCCGCTCGGCTGA
- a CDS encoding HpcH/HpaI aldolase/citrate lyase family protein produces MRSKLFVPGARPELFDKALAGAADALSFDLEDAVAPERKAAARVAVAAFLASSAVAASSKLMIVRVNAPASEHFAADLAAVAREGADLINLPKIESADALHEAVAALERAEARNGVVRPIGLLVNIETPRALRAAASIAGAHPRVAGLQLGLADLFEAQGIARDDRANVHAALFAVRMAAAEAGVFALDGAYADLHDEAGYFDEALVAKRLGFLGKTCLHPRQVGLANRAFAASADEIARARRIVSAAETAADGGRGVFVVDGRMIDRPFLKRAQALLATAERP; encoded by the coding sequence ATGCGTAGCAAGCTGTTCGTCCCGGGCGCGCGGCCGGAGCTGTTCGACAAGGCCCTGGCCGGCGCCGCCGATGCCCTGTCCTTCGACCTGGAGGACGCGGTCGCGCCCGAGCGCAAGGCCGCCGCCCGGGTGGCGGTGGCCGCGTTCCTGGCCTCGTCCGCCGTCGCGGCCTCGTCCAAGCTGATGATCGTGCGGGTCAACGCGCCCGCCAGCGAGCACTTCGCCGCCGACCTGGCCGCGGTCGCGCGCGAGGGCGCCGACCTGATCAACCTGCCCAAGATCGAATCCGCCGATGCCCTGCACGAGGCGGTGGCGGCGCTGGAACGCGCCGAGGCGCGCAACGGCGTGGTCCGCCCGATCGGCCTGCTGGTCAACATCGAAACCCCGCGCGCGCTGCGGGCCGCGGCCTCGATCGCCGGCGCGCACCCGCGCGTGGCCGGGCTGCAGCTCGGCCTGGCCGATCTGTTCGAGGCCCAGGGCATCGCCCGCGACGACCGCGCCAACGTCCACGCCGCGCTGTTCGCGGTGCGCATGGCCGCGGCCGAGGCCGGGGTGTTCGCGCTCGACGGCGCCTACGCCGACCTGCACGACGAAGCCGGCTATTTCGACGAAGCGTTGGTCGCCAAGCGCCTGGGCTTCCTCGGCAAGACCTGCCTGCACCCGCGCCAGGTCGGGCTGGCCAACCGCGCCTTCGCCGCCAGCGCCGACGAGATCGCGCGCGCGCGCCGCATCGTCAGCGCGGCCGAAACCGCCGCCGACGGCGGCCGCGGCGTGTTCGTGGTCGATGGGCGCATGATCGACCGGCCGTTCCTCAAGCGCGCGCAGGCCCTGCTCGCGACCGCGGAACGGCCGTGA
- the oleD gene encoding 2-alkyl-3-oxoalkanoate reductase: protein MKILVTGGGGFLGQALCRGLVARGHEVVSFNRGHYPALEPLGVTQIQGDLADRDAVIAAARGCGAIFHNAAKAGAWGSYESYHQANVVGTHNVLAACQAHAIGQLVYTSTPSVTHRATHPVEGGSAETVPYGEGFKAAYATTKTIAEKAVLAANSPQLATVALRPRLIWGVGDNQLLPRLVQRANAGRLRFVGTGENRIDTTYIDNAAQAHFDAFDHLAPGAACAGKAYFISNGDPRTVRETLNGLLGAVGAPTVDKTLPFRAAYVVGAICEGLWTVLPLKGEPPMTRFLAEQLSTTHWYDMGPARRDFGYVPRVSFDEGLARIKAAQ from the coding sequence ATGAAGATCCTCGTTACCGGCGGCGGCGGTTTCCTCGGCCAGGCGCTGTGCCGCGGCCTGGTCGCGCGCGGCCATGAGGTGGTCAGCTTCAACCGCGGCCACTACCCCGCGCTGGAGCCGCTCGGGGTGACCCAGATCCAGGGCGACCTCGCCGACCGCGACGCGGTCATCGCCGCCGCGCGAGGCTGCGGCGCGATCTTCCACAACGCCGCCAAGGCCGGCGCCTGGGGCAGCTACGAGAGCTACCACCAGGCCAACGTGGTCGGCACCCACAACGTGCTGGCCGCTTGCCAGGCGCACGCCATCGGCCAGCTGGTCTACACCTCCACGCCCAGCGTCACCCACCGCGCGACCCATCCGGTCGAAGGCGGCAGCGCCGAGACCGTGCCCTACGGCGAAGGCTTCAAGGCCGCCTACGCCACCACCAAGACCATCGCCGAAAAGGCCGTGCTCGCGGCGAACTCGCCGCAACTGGCGACCGTCGCGCTGCGCCCGCGCCTGATCTGGGGCGTCGGCGACAACCAGTTGCTGCCGCGGCTGGTCCAGCGCGCCAACGCCGGCCGCCTGCGCTTCGTCGGCACCGGCGAGAACCGCATCGACACCACCTACATCGACAACGCCGCGCAGGCCCACTTCGACGCCTTCGACCACCTGGCGCCGGGCGCGGCCTGCGCCGGCAAGGCCTACTTCATCAGCAACGGCGACCCGCGCACCGTGCGCGAGACCCTCAACGGCCTGCTCGGCGCGGTCGGCGCGCCGACCGTGGACAAGACCCTGCCGTTCCGCGCTGCCTACGTCGTCGGCGCGATCTGCGAAGGCCTGTGGACGGTCCTGCCGCTCAAGGGCGAACCGCCGATGACCCGGTTCCTGGCCGAACAGCTCTCGACCACCCACTGGTACGACATGGGCCCGGCCCGGCGCGATTTCGGCTACGTGCCGCGGGTGAGCTTCGACGAGGGCCTGGCGCGGATCAAGGCGGCGCAATAG
- a CDS encoding IS30 family transposase, whose translation MGQQYSHLSAEERGAIMVLIAQGASGRKIAQTLGRAQSTIARELRRNGFRSHSGPPLRGRPRFDPGYDATRAGRRAQRLRRRARVRRKLRRDTVLWRRVRYWLERCWSPQQIADKLRDLYPDRPWLRVSHETIYTAIYAMPRGELRRQVTRLLRQGRKSGRRTRQGIDARGHLPDLPNIRLRPPAAHERLMPGHWEGDLIVGAHNRSAIGVLVCRRTLYVKLVKLADATAHTVLEAFSSAFEGVPESLKKTLTYDQGKEMASHRQLSERTGLAIYFADPHSPWQRGTCENTNGLLRQYFPKGTDLSVHSAQRLKEVAWEMNNRPRRSLGRRSPVEVLYEELKNPRAQGDALGP comes from the coding sequence ATGGGCCAGCAGTATTCACATCTGAGCGCAGAAGAGCGCGGGGCCATCATGGTCTTGATCGCCCAAGGGGCGAGCGGACGGAAAATCGCCCAGACGTTGGGTCGGGCGCAAAGCACCATCGCTCGCGAGTTGCGCCGTAATGGGTTTCGGTCCCATTCGGGGCCGCCGCTGCGCGGACGCCCCCGTTTCGACCCTGGCTACGATGCGACCCGGGCGGGCCGGCGGGCCCAACGGCTGCGTCGGCGGGCGCGGGTGCGCCGCAAGCTGCGACGCGACACCGTGCTGTGGCGACGCGTGCGCTATTGGCTGGAACGGTGCTGGTCGCCGCAACAGATTGCCGACAAACTGCGGGATCTGTACCCGGACCGGCCCTGGCTGCGCGTGTCGCACGAAACGATCTATACCGCGATTTATGCGATGCCGCGCGGCGAATTGCGCCGCCAGGTGACCCGTCTGCTGCGGCAGGGGCGCAAGTCCGGCCGCCGCACGCGTCAGGGAATCGACGCCCGCGGCCATCTGCCGGATCTACCCAACATCCGCCTGCGGCCGCCGGCCGCGCATGAGCGCCTGATGCCGGGGCATTGGGAGGGCGACCTGATCGTGGGCGCGCACAATCGCTCGGCGATTGGGGTATTGGTCTGCCGCCGCACCTTGTACGTCAAGCTGGTCAAGCTCGCCGACGCGACCGCGCACACGGTGCTGGAGGCCTTCAGCTCGGCGTTCGAAGGCGTGCCGGAAAGTTTGAAGAAGACCTTGACCTACGACCAGGGCAAGGAAATGGCATCGCATCGGCAGTTGAGCGAACGCACTGGTTTAGCGATCTACTTCGCCGACCCCCATAGCCCGTGGCAACGTGGAACCTGCGAAAACACCAACGGCTTGTTGCGGCAATACTTTCCCAAGGGCACCGATCTGTCGGTGCATTCTGCGCAGCGCCTCAAAGAGGTGGCGTGGGAAATGAACAACCGCCCCCGTCGTAGCCTGGGCAGGCGCTCGCCCGTCGAGGTGCTCTATGAGGAACTCAAAAACCCGCGGGCGCAGGGTGATGCACTTGGACCTTGA